One genomic segment of Bradyrhizobium prioriisuperbiae includes these proteins:
- the ureE gene encoding urease accessory protein UreE: protein MRRIDHVLGSRLDPTLSERLHDLEHRGAVDVVQLPVADLARRRLLAITRGGQELAIALPRDQRLFDGAVLFLDSKEAIVVRAGTQRWLRLEPRSISDAIELGYHAGNLHWRVRFEGEVLLVALEGRAEDYTARLGELVSARKVGVSVLDDDESNGDHDHGADDDDAGGHRARDGGFHHGHSH, encoded by the coding sequence ATGCGTCGTATCGATCACGTGCTGGGGAGCCGTCTGGACCCGACGCTCTCTGAAAGACTGCATGATCTGGAGCATCGCGGCGCCGTCGATGTCGTGCAGCTCCCTGTGGCCGATCTGGCGCGGCGCCGTCTGCTTGCCATCACCCGCGGCGGTCAAGAACTGGCGATTGCGTTGCCCCGCGACCAGCGATTGTTCGACGGTGCGGTCCTCTTTCTGGACAGCAAGGAGGCGATCGTGGTGCGCGCCGGCACCCAGCGATGGTTGCGCCTCGAACCCCGTTCGATCAGCGATGCCATCGAACTTGGCTATCATGCCGGAAATCTGCATTGGCGGGTCCGCTTTGAAGGCGAAGTTCTGCTTGTGGCGCTCGAAGGCCGCGCGGAGGATTACACCGCCCGTCTCGGAGAGCTGGTCTCGGCGCGAAAGGTTGGTGTGAGCGTCCTGGACGACGACGAAAGCAACGGGGATCACGATCACGGCGCAGATGATGACGACGCTGGCGGTCATCGGGCCAGGGACGGCGGATTTCATCACGGACATAGCCATTAG
- the urtD gene encoding urea ABC transporter ATP-binding protein UrtD: protein MGQVALTIDGLGVDFGGFKAVNGVSLTIEDGELRVLLGANGAGKTTLMDLVSGKTQSTEGRVFLHDTNITNWEEHHIARAGIGRKFQIPSVFKELTVRRNLEVASCRNPGVWANLRFGFSKRATHDVDEVLELIGLTEEAGQLAAYLSHGQTQWLELGLLITQNPKVILLDEPTAGMTQAETRKTSEIVNSLKGRHTLVVVEHDMAFVREIAERITVLHLGQVLAEGSVAQIEADPRVREAYLGSKGIG from the coding sequence ATGGGGCAGGTCGCACTCACGATCGACGGACTTGGTGTCGATTTCGGCGGGTTTAAAGCCGTCAATGGAGTCTCGTTGACGATTGAGGACGGTGAACTTCGCGTGCTGCTGGGCGCGAATGGTGCCGGAAAGACCACGTTGATGGATCTGGTTTCGGGCAAGACCCAATCCACTGAGGGGCGAGTTTTCCTGCACGATACCAACATCACCAACTGGGAAGAACACCATATCGCCCGCGCCGGTATCGGCCGCAAGTTCCAGATTCCGAGTGTGTTCAAGGAATTGACCGTGCGCCGCAATCTCGAAGTGGCGAGCTGCCGCAATCCCGGTGTCTGGGCCAATCTGCGCTTTGGTTTCAGCAAGCGGGCGACGCATGATGTCGATGAGGTGCTGGAGCTGATCGGTCTCACGGAGGAAGCCGGCCAACTGGCCGCCTATCTCAGCCATGGTCAGACGCAGTGGCTCGAACTCGGTCTTCTGATCACGCAGAATCCGAAAGTGATCCTGCTCGACGAGCCAACAGCCGGCATGACCCAGGCGGAAACCCGTAAAACCTCGGAGATCGTCAACAGCCTGAAAGGCCGCCATACCCTTGTGGTCGTCGAACACGACATGGCGTTCGTTCGCGAGATCGCTGAGCGCATCACCGTTCTGCATCTTGGCCAGGTCCTGGCCGAGGGAAGCGTCGCCCAGATCGAAGCCGATCCCAGAGTGAGAGAAGCCTATCTCGGATCGAAGGGGATCGGCTGA
- the urtC gene encoding urea ABC transporter permease subunit UrtC → MTVKRRFEIVVYLAFVVLIMCAPLVLDPFWLNRIAKYLVFGMLGIAVALSWGYAGILNLGQGLFFGAGAYMLAMSLKLASATSLQQGSDKPVPDFMLWNAEPGAPTQLCCINKASFLWLPFQHQWFGVAMGLVLPVAIATIIGTIVFRKRIAGVFVSIITLALVLLVRLVVIDAQPITNGFNGLTDLGWFRIADFEFDPYIVQTYYLVAGALAVVLAGARLLIETRAGLILQAIRDDQNRARYLGFNVPLYQTFFFAVSAGIAGLAGMFYVIVSEFASPTFMDLAFSITMVVWAAVGGRSSILGACIGAIIINMISATVSETQGFAEAWKAIIGLIFVLVVLYLPRGLAGIAHDLIDRFIARHSPASRLSVSATDASQPAE, encoded by the coding sequence ATGACCGTCAAGCGTCGCTTTGAAATCGTGGTCTATCTGGCCTTCGTGGTGCTCATCATGTGCGCCCCCTTGGTGCTGGATCCGTTCTGGCTGAATCGCATCGCCAAGTATCTGGTGTTCGGCATGCTCGGTATCGCGGTGGCCCTGTCATGGGGATATGCCGGCATCCTGAATCTCGGCCAGGGGCTCTTCTTCGGCGCCGGAGCCTACATGCTGGCGATGTCGCTGAAGCTCGCCAGCGCCACAAGTCTGCAGCAGGGATCGGACAAGCCGGTGCCGGACTTCATGCTCTGGAACGCGGAACCCGGCGCGCCCACGCAGCTCTGCTGCATCAACAAGGCGTCGTTCCTCTGGTTGCCGTTCCAGCACCAATGGTTCGGTGTTGCGATGGGCCTTGTCCTGCCGGTCGCGATCGCAACGATCATCGGAACCATCGTGTTCCGGAAACGGATTGCCGGCGTTTTTGTTTCGATCATTACGCTTGCCCTGGTCCTGCTGGTGCGGTTGGTGGTGATCGATGCGCAGCCGATCACCAACGGGTTCAACGGATTGACCGATCTCGGCTGGTTCAGGATCGCGGACTTCGAATTCGACCCCTATATTGTTCAAACCTACTATCTGGTGGCCGGGGCGCTAGCGGTCGTCCTCGCGGGAGCACGGTTGCTGATCGAAACCCGTGCCGGCCTCATTCTTCAGGCGATCCGCGACGACCAGAATCGCGCCCGCTATCTCGGCTTCAATGTTCCGCTCTACCAGACGTTCTTCTTTGCAGTGTCTGCCGGCATCGCAGGCCTCGCGGGAATGTTCTATGTGATCGTGTCCGAGTTCGCGTCGCCCACCTTCATGGATCTTGCGTTCTCCATCACCATGGTGGTGTGGGCTGCGGTTGGCGGACGATCGTCGATCCTCGGCGCCTGTATCGGCGCCATCATCATCAACATGATTTCCGCGACCGTGAGCGAGACCCAGGGCTTCGCCGAGGCGTGGAAAGCCATCATCGGCCTGATCTTTGTTCTTGTCGTGCTGTACCTGCCGCGCGGTCTTGCCGGCATTGCCCACGATCTGATCGATCGCTTCATCGCGCGCCATTCGCCCGCATCCCGGCTTTCGGTGTCTGCGACCGACGCGTCGCAACCGGCGGAGTGA
- the urtE gene encoding urea ABC transporter ATP-binding subunit UrtE, giving the protein MLTFDNVDSFYDRSHILHGVCLDIAIGKVTTILGRNGTGKTTLLKTLMGLTDRTVGEIRLDGRDIGQDPSFRRARAGIAYVPQGREIIPDFSIRDNIMMGAFARADGKREIPPLVSELFPYLMENLERLGGVLSGGQQQQLAIARALAANPRIILLDEPNEGIQPSIVEEIETIIIRLNREAGLTVLLVEQNVMYARQASHRFAMLEKGRVVAGGAIAELSDDLVHRHMAV; this is encoded by the coding sequence ATGCTGACCTTTGACAATGTCGACAGTTTCTACGACCGCAGCCATATCCTGCACGGCGTGTGCCTCGATATCGCGATCGGGAAAGTGACCACCATTCTCGGCCGCAACGGCACCGGAAAGACGACATTGCTCAAGACCTTGATGGGTCTTACCGACCGCACCGTGGGAGAGATCCGGCTGGACGGCCGCGATATCGGCCAGGACCCGAGCTTTCGCCGGGCGAGAGCCGGCATCGCCTATGTTCCGCAGGGGCGGGAGATCATTCCCGATTTCAGCATTCGCGACAACATCATGATGGGCGCCTTCGCCCGTGCCGACGGCAAGCGCGAAATACCGCCGCTGGTCTCGGAGCTGTTTCCCTATCTGATGGAAAATCTCGAGCGCCTCGGCGGCGTTCTGTCCGGCGGCCAGCAGCAGCAACTGGCGATCGCCCGCGCGTTGGCCGCGAACCCCAGGATCATCCTGCTCGATGAGCCCAATGAGGGCATCCAGCCCTCGATCGTCGAGGAAATAGAAACCATCATCATTCGTTTGAACAGAGAGGCCGGTCTGACCGTGCTGCTGGTCGAGCAGAACGTCATGTATGCCCGCCAGGCGTCCCATCGCTTCGCCATGCTGGAGAAGGGGCGGGTCGTCGCTGGTGGCGCCATTGCCGAACTCAGCGATGACCTGGTTCATCGTCATATGGCGGTGTGA